A genomic segment from Candidatus Korarchaeum sp. encodes:
- a CDS encoding aspartate kinase: MKFGGSILEGSRDFIEISDYIMEQNERKVIVISAIKGVTDSLLKLHNLAASGDEVNASRVLSDLEEVHLRICEELGIRCEDVRKDLNKLERIVRGMLYLGESTPRIRDLIASFGENLSGKILAGLLRERGVNSRFLTGGEAGIVTDECYGNANPLIKATRVYLRTRLLPLLEDTVPVVAGFSGVTMLGKITTLGRGGSDLTAVLIGSSLSAREVCLWTDVDGLMTADPKVVRDARVLKNVSYSEAIEMAHFGAKRMNPRFLEPAIPTKTPIRIRNFRNRGCEGTLISESSSGSVVRAIGMKKGVSILTVRGARMVGRPGIAHMFFKVLGESHINVGMISQSISESDISVLLDSKAAERARGLVEARLGTLFREVLIERDCAAVAAIGSGMRGTPGVAARVFRAVAERGINVKMIAQGSSELSISFVVNGSDGEEAVRALHEEFELSKIED; the protein is encoded by the coding sequence ATGAAATTCGGGGGATCGATACTAGAGGGATCGAGGGACTTCATTGAGATCTCAGATTACATAATGGAGCAGAATGAGAGGAAGGTCATAGTTATCTCAGCGATTAAGGGTGTGACTGATTCCTTACTCAAGCTCCACAACTTAGCTGCATCTGGCGATGAAGTTAACGCGAGCAGAGTCCTATCCGACCTAGAAGAGGTACATCTTAGGATTTGCGAGGAATTGGGGATCAGATGCGAGGACGTGAGGAAGGATCTAAATAAGTTGGAGAGGATAGTGAGGGGAATGCTTTACTTAGGGGAATCGACCCCTAGGATAAGGGATCTTATCGCATCGTTCGGCGAGAACCTCAGCGGTAAGATCCTAGCTGGACTCTTAAGGGAAAGAGGGGTTAATTCAAGGTTCCTAACTGGTGGGGAGGCTGGTATAGTCACTGATGAATGCTACGGTAATGCCAACCCCCTTATCAAGGCCACTAGGGTATACTTGAGGACGAGGCTCTTGCCTCTCCTCGAAGACACCGTTCCAGTAGTTGCGGGTTTCTCAGGCGTCACTATGCTCGGCAAGATCACGACGCTAGGCAGAGGGGGGAGCGATCTGACGGCCGTACTGATAGGCTCCTCACTCTCAGCTCGTGAGGTCTGCCTTTGGACGGATGTGGACGGCCTCATGACGGCCGATCCCAAGGTAGTCAGGGACGCTAGAGTTCTGAAGAATGTCTCCTACTCCGAAGCTATAGAGATGGCTCATTTTGGAGCAAAAAGAATGAATCCAAGGTTTTTGGAGCCGGCAATACCTACTAAGACCCCAATAAGGATAAGGAACTTCAGAAATAGGGGGTGTGAGGGGACCCTCATATCGGAGAGCTCGTCTGGAAGTGTGGTCAGAGCAATCGGGATGAAGAAAGGGGTATCCATACTGACCGTCAGGGGGGCTCGCATGGTTGGGAGGCCTGGGATAGCTCATATGTTCTTCAAAGTCCTGGGTGAGAGTCATATAAACGTCGGGATGATATCGCAATCGATCTCAGAGTCAGATATATCTGTATTACTAGATAGTAAGGCAGCTGAGAGAGCTAGAGGTCTAGTGGAAGCGAGGCTCGGGACCCTCTTCAGGGAGGTATTGATAGAGAGGGATTGCGCAGCTGTAGCGGCGATAGGCTCAGGTATGAGGGGGACCCCGGGAGTGGCCGCTAGGGTCTTCAGAGCTGTAGCTGAGAGAGGTATAAACGTTAAGATGATAGCTCAGGGCTCGTCTGAGCTGAGCATATCCTTCGTGGTGAATGGTAGCGATGGGGAGGAAGCTGTGAGGGCTCTGCATGAGGAGTTCGAGCTCAGTAAGATAGAGGATTAA
- a CDS encoding homoserine dehydrogenase produces MRVVLMGLGVVGRSFLRLFIEKAPELRSKYGLNPTLVAVADSSSAVQDERGLDPREILELKVREGSLSGHSREVGIRGVELIRSVDAEVLIDVTPSDFKTGEPSLSYIKAALNTGKHVITANKGPFALEMPALIEMFQESGLHLLFSATVGGGVPFVRFIRKCLIGERVLAIKGVLNGTTNYILTRMESGLPFESALREAQELGYAEADPSNDIDGLDSAAKLVILSNLAMETDLTIRDVEITGIRGIELDERILEEGRTLRLIASSDESGARVRPEIIERTDPLAVSGALNAVSFFAESSGRHTLIGKGAGGDETAMALIRDLVELRMRLSEVGACL; encoded by the coding sequence GTCGGTAGATCCTTCTTACGTTTGTTCATTGAGAAGGCCCCGGAATTGAGGTCGAAGTATGGTCTGAACCCGACTTTAGTAGCTGTAGCAGATTCCTCCTCAGCTGTCCAAGATGAGAGGGGGCTTGACCCCAGGGAGATACTAGAGCTGAAGGTCAGGGAGGGCTCTCTATCTGGGCACTCTCGCGAAGTAGGGATCAGAGGGGTGGAACTGATAAGGAGCGTGGACGCTGAAGTGCTCATAGATGTCACCCCATCGGATTTCAAGACTGGGGAACCATCCCTTTCATATATTAAAGCAGCCTTGAACACTGGAAAGCATGTGATAACAGCTAATAAGGGTCCATTTGCTTTAGAAATGCCTGCTTTAATTGAAATGTTTCAAGAGAGTGGTCTTCATCTCCTATTCAGCGCTACAGTAGGAGGGGGCGTGCCCTTCGTCAGGTTCATCAGGAAATGCCTGATAGGGGAGAGAGTGCTAGCTATAAAGGGGGTCCTCAATGGGACTACGAATTACATATTGACGAGGATGGAATCAGGACTACCATTCGAGAGTGCCCTGAGGGAGGCTCAAGAACTGGGTTATGCAGAAGCAGATCCGTCCAATGATATAGATGGCCTCGACTCAGCTGCTAAGCTCGTCATACTATCTAACCTCGCGATGGAGACTGATCTGACTATAAGAGATGTGGAGATAACGGGCATTAGAGGGATAGAATTGGATGAGAGGATATTAGAGGAGGGAAGGACCTTAAGATTGATAGCAAGTTCTGATGAATCGGGAGCGAGAGTTAGGCCTGAGATAATAGAGAGGACAGATCCCCTAGCAGTATCCGGCGCTTTGAACGCAGTCTCGTTCTTCGCTGAGTCGTCGGGGAGGCACACACTGATAGGGAAGGGCGCGGGAGGCGATGAGACAGCGATGGCTCTGATAAGGGACTTAGTAGAGCTCAGGATGAGGTTGAGCGAGGTGGGAGCTTGCTTGTGA
- a CDS encoding aldehyde ferredoxin oxidoreductase family protein, which translates to MRGGWTGKLLRVDLSKGKSVVQDLDPKVAVDFLGGRGFAVKTLWDELPRGTDPLSPENLLILATGPLTGISMPSSGKLVVAAKSPLTGGYGDGNIGTRASVQLKKAGYDAVVISGKAEKPSILSIENDKVEIKDGRDLWGLDTYKAQEELERQYGKNSGILVIGPGGERLVKFAVITSEKGRAGGRPGIGAVMGSKNLKAIVIRGSKEIPLADPKEVARLGAESFRDIKSKDNYDFWVRQGTMATVEWANANAALPTYNMSEGVFDGYDKVGGNAMEKIYKIGQKGCPNCNMPCGNINEIKEGPYKGRDTEVDYENIAMLGPNLGIDNMNWALTLNLIADEFGVDTISLGSVLAFTTEAMKKGLVSEGDIGLKLDWGDGQAYVELAKRIVSKEGFGSILAEGVAYASQKIGKGSERFAMHVKGLEISAYDCHAYIGMALAYGTSPIGAHHKDAWFISYEVREGRGIVSEERAKKLIWMQNVRGGFFESAAACRLPWVEVGYDLGWYPKFLKAATGLDYSWDDLHVVADRIYTLMRAFWVREKGGWSRSLDTPPAKWFEEPQTKGPLAGSKLNRDDYEKMLTWYYENRGWDQNGIPRKSTLRKLGLDWVIPELERVVSLSE; encoded by the coding sequence ATGAGGGGTGGATGGACCGGTAAGTTACTCAGGGTCGATCTCAGCAAGGGTAAGTCAGTGGTCCAGGATCTAGATCCTAAAGTCGCCGTGGACTTCCTGGGAGGGAGGGGATTCGCGGTAAAAACTTTGTGGGATGAGCTCCCCCGGGGAACTGATCCTCTATCCCCTGAAAACTTACTGATACTCGCCACGGGCCCCCTAACTGGAATAAGTATGCCTAGCAGCGGGAAGCTGGTCGTCGCCGCTAAATCGCCCCTCACCGGGGGCTACGGGGATGGGAACATAGGGACGAGGGCATCAGTCCAGCTTAAGAAAGCTGGATACGATGCTGTAGTAATATCGGGGAAAGCTGAGAAGCCATCTATTCTGAGCATAGAGAACGATAAAGTTGAGATAAAGGATGGTAGAGATCTATGGGGTCTCGATACTTACAAAGCCCAGGAAGAGCTCGAGAGACAGTATGGGAAGAACTCAGGGATATTGGTCATAGGGCCTGGCGGCGAGAGGCTCGTGAAGTTCGCAGTGATAACTTCTGAGAAGGGAAGGGCGGGCGGGAGGCCGGGGATAGGTGCTGTGATGGGTTCGAAGAACTTGAAAGCGATAGTGATAAGGGGGAGCAAGGAGATCCCGTTAGCAGACCCTAAGGAGGTAGCGAGACTGGGAGCTGAGTCCTTCAGAGACATAAAGTCCAAGGATAATTACGATTTCTGGGTGAGGCAGGGGACGATGGCTACTGTCGAGTGGGCGAATGCAAATGCTGCCCTACCGACTTACAACATGAGCGAGGGCGTTTTCGATGGTTACGATAAAGTGGGCGGTAATGCTATGGAGAAGATATACAAGATAGGGCAGAAGGGATGCCCGAATTGCAATATGCCCTGCGGGAACATAAATGAGATAAAGGAGGGTCCGTACAAGGGGAGAGATACTGAAGTGGATTACGAGAACATAGCGATGCTGGGGCCCAACTTGGGGATAGATAATATGAATTGGGCCCTCACTCTCAACTTGATCGCTGATGAATTTGGTGTGGATACGATAAGCTTGGGAAGCGTGCTAGCGTTCACTACGGAAGCGATGAAGAAGGGTTTAGTTAGCGAGGGAGACATCGGCCTCAAGCTCGATTGGGGGGACGGGCAGGCTTACGTGGAACTAGCTAAGAGGATAGTGAGTAAGGAAGGTTTCGGATCTATTCTTGCTGAGGGAGTGGCTTATGCATCGCAGAAGATAGGTAAGGGATCGGAGAGGTTTGCGATGCATGTGAAGGGGCTTGAGATAAGCGCATACGATTGCCACGCATACATAGGGATGGCACTAGCCTATGGGACGAGCCCCATAGGCGCCCATCACAAGGACGCTTGGTTCATCTCTTACGAAGTGAGGGAGGGCAGAGGTATAGTTAGCGAGGAGAGGGCCAAGAAGCTGATATGGATGCAGAACGTAAGAGGTGGTTTCTTCGAAAGCGCTGCTGCTTGCAGATTACCATGGGTAGAGGTCGGTTACGATCTCGGGTGGTATCCCAAGTTCCTGAAGGCAGCTACGGGACTGGACTACAGTTGGGATGACCTCCACGTAGTAGCTGATAGGATCTACACGCTGATGAGGGCGTTCTGGGTCAGGGAGAAGGGAGGATGGAGCAGGTCCCTAGATACTCCCCCAGCTAAGTGGTTCGAGGAGCCCCAGACTAAGGGTCCTCTAGCCGGTAGCAAGCTCAACAGGGATGATTACGAGAAGATGCTGACTTGGTACTATGAGAACAGGGGATGGGATCAGAACGGTATCCCGAGGAAGAGTACCTTGAGGAAGTTGGGCCTCGATTGGGTCATACCTGAGCTGGAGAGAGTGGTCTCCCTGAGTGAGTAG
- a CDS encoding radical SAM protein, whose translation MTTSGFFPRGKFIEVSITGRTCQLNCPICGGRWLEGMLSVNRPEDLVKLGISGWKRGARGILISGGYNREGKLPIQPFLWAMRELKRIGFVISVHTGPLDKKEAQDLGKAGVDIADFELMDENSARIAKGLNLSLEDHLRGMENLSGEGIEVVPHIILGLPGSREGSLGEYIDIIRELKIRRTVILGFIPTPGTKFSNETAPSPETLRGAAEELRKVSRVSLGCMRAPWLKREYDRMLLGIVDRIANPHGSLNLERVEACCSIPEELIGSFI comes from the coding sequence TTGACTACCTCAGGTTTCTTCCCTAGGGGGAAGTTCATAGAGGTCAGTATAACTGGGAGGACTTGTCAGCTGAACTGCCCGATTTGCGGGGGGAGGTGGCTAGAGGGGATGCTCAGCGTGAATAGACCGGAGGATTTAGTTAAACTAGGCATTTCTGGGTGGAAGAGGGGAGCCAGGGGGATCCTGATAAGCGGGGGATATAATAGAGAGGGGAAACTACCCATTCAACCTTTCCTATGGGCTATGAGAGAGCTCAAGAGGATAGGTTTCGTAATAAGCGTTCATACAGGTCCTCTGGATAAGAAGGAGGCTCAGGATCTAGGGAAGGCTGGAGTTGATATTGCAGATTTTGAGTTAATGGATGAGAACTCCGCTAGGATTGCGAAGGGGCTCAATCTCAGCCTCGAGGATCATCTGAGGGGGATGGAGAACCTCTCGGGGGAGGGGATAGAGGTAGTTCCCCACATAATATTGGGGCTCCCCGGCTCCAGGGAGGGCTCCCTAGGGGAGTATATCGATATCATAAGGGAACTCAAGATAAGGAGGACCGTTATTTTAGGGTTCATACCTACTCCAGGGACTAAGTTTTCGAATGAAACAGCTCCAAGCCCTGAAACCCTCAGAGGGGCAGCCGAGGAGTTGAGGAAGGTCTCTAGGGTGAGCTTAGGATGCATGAGGGCTCCCTGGCTAAAGAGAGAATATGATAGGATGCTCCTGGGTATAGTGGATAGGATAGCGAACCCCCACGGTTCCCTGAATCTGGAGAGAGTTGAAGCTTGCTGCTCCATCCCAGAGGAACTCATCGGTAGTTTCATCTGA
- a CDS encoding MoaD/ThiS family protein: MRIRFLGKPKEIMGGVIELDIGRATLREVLERLPEDVRRLITDGEKLKMIVLINGVSAESKGGLDAPVSQDDELTVMPEISGGSPTIFVPLTTQRE, translated from the coding sequence ATGAGGATAAGGTTCTTAGGGAAGCCCAAGGAGATCATGGGAGGGGTCATTGAGCTAGATATCGGGAGGGCCACACTCAGAGAAGTGCTGGAGAGGCTGCCTGAGGACGTAAGGAGGCTCATAACTGATGGAGAGAAGCTGAAGATGATAGTACTGATAAATGGAGTCTCCGCTGAGTCCAAAGGCGGACTAGATGCTCCTGTATCCCAAGATGACGAGCTCACTGTGATGCCAGAGATAAGCGGGGGCTCCCCCACTATTTTCGTTCCGCTCACTACTCAAAGGGAGTAA